A window of the Virgibacillus pantothenticus genome harbors these coding sequences:
- a CDS encoding Na+/H+ antiporter subunit A — protein MIFAVLIPLLIACFIPALSKLKEKLHTGIFVFFIPFLIFLYFVSFIGNDFTPIREQYSWIPSLGINFDLYLDGLSLLFVLLISGIGSLVVLYSIYYLSKSERLGHFYVYLLMFMSAMLGVVLSDNIFVLYTFWELTSISSFLLIGYWHFKERSRYGALKSMLITVFGGLSMLGGFILLYVVTGTTSIQQMIGQVDLILNSTYLPLILGFILLGAFTKSAQFPFHIWLPDAMEAPTPVSAYLHSATMVKAGLFLVARFSPIFSGYEGFFIVVSVFGIVTLCWGAYMSVRQTDLKAILAFSTISQLGMIMAMLGFGTKAAVFAAVFHILNHATFKGSLFMVAGIVDHETGTRDIRKLGGLATLMPITATLAIFGTFSMAGVPFPFLNGYYSKELFFGSTLGLGSDFWSQAIPYLAVLGSIFTFVYSMYLFFGTFTGKKQFDQLPKKPHEAPIGMLISPMILVVGVVIFGLFPNIVNASFLQHAATAINSTVVYKEITFWHGFITPFKMSLAVVGFGTVLFLTRKKWQPVYQVLPGKVSFNHVYDAIVNKIGNVANRITNYYMTGSLKTYMSLILGTTLIVSLLFMYLTNGFAFNTDQLAEVSFIEVAVVLIMIVAAIATIYMNHNVAAILVVGVVGFGVAILFVIYRAPDIALTQLVIETITVALFLLCFYHLPKLRKSTDSAKTKIMNATISIGFGALVTLVAISAHSSRWFESIADYFVENSKKLGGGDNIVNVILVDFRGLDTLFEISVLGIAALAIVGLIKYRKNKEAE, from the coding sequence ATGATATTCGCAGTACTCATTCCACTGCTTATTGCATGTTTTATTCCTGCATTAAGTAAATTGAAAGAAAAACTACATACAGGGATCTTTGTTTTTTTTATACCTTTTTTGATTTTTCTATACTTCGTTTCTTTTATTGGTAACGATTTTACGCCAATTAGGGAACAATATAGTTGGATCCCATCCTTAGGAATTAACTTTGACTTGTACTTGGATGGTTTAAGTTTGTTATTTGTGTTGTTAATTAGCGGAATTGGTTCATTGGTAGTACTCTACTCCATCTATTATCTTAGCAAATCGGAGCGTCTTGGACATTTTTATGTTTATTTGCTCATGTTTATGAGCGCGATGCTTGGTGTGGTGCTATCGGATAATATTTTTGTACTATATACTTTTTGGGAATTAACATCCATATCTTCATTCTTATTAATAGGTTATTGGCATTTTAAAGAGCGCTCACGCTATGGCGCTTTAAAATCAATGCTCATTACTGTATTTGGCGGACTTAGCATGTTAGGTGGCTTTATCTTATTATATGTAGTCACAGGTACAACGAGCATACAACAAATGATTGGTCAAGTAGATCTTATCTTAAACAGCACTTATTTACCTCTCATATTAGGCTTTATTTTACTAGGTGCGTTTACAAAATCTGCTCAATTTCCATTTCATATTTGGTTACCGGACGCAATGGAAGCTCCAACACCTGTCAGTGCCTACCTGCATTCTGCTACGATGGTAAAGGCTGGACTCTTCCTTGTAGCACGCTTTTCGCCAATTTTTTCAGGATATGAAGGTTTCTTTATCGTCGTAAGCGTGTTTGGTATTGTAACATTATGTTGGGGAGCTTATATGTCAGTAAGACAAACAGACTTAAAGGCTATTTTAGCTTTTTCTACCATTAGTCAGCTTGGGATGATTATGGCAATGCTAGGCTTCGGCACAAAAGCCGCTGTCTTTGCAGCTGTCTTTCACATTTTAAACCATGCTACTTTCAAGGGTAGCTTGTTCATGGTAGCTGGTATCGTCGATCACGAGACAGGTACACGAGACATTCGTAAGCTTGGTGGACTAGCTACATTAATGCCAATTACTGCTACATTGGCCATTTTCGGAACCTTTTCCATGGCTGGAGTTCCATTTCCATTTCTTAATGGCTACTACAGTAAAGAACTGTTTTTCGGTTCAACACTAGGGTTAGGCTCTGACTTTTGGAGTCAAGCAATCCCATATTTAGCTGTACTCGGAAGTATTTTTACATTTGTTTATTCCATGTACCTATTTTTCGGTACTTTTACTGGCAAGAAACAGTTCGATCAACTGCCGAAAAAACCACATGAAGCCCCGATTGGAATGCTCATATCTCCAATGATTTTAGTGGTTGGAGTCGTTATTTTTGGGCTGTTCCCAAATATCGTCAACGCCTCCTTTTTACAACATGCAGCTACTGCGATTAACAGTACTGTAGTGTATAAAGAAATTACTTTCTGGCATGGGTTTATTACACCATTCAAAATGTCTTTAGCGGTCGTTGGATTTGGAACAGTATTGTTTTTAACGCGAAAAAAATGGCAGCCAGTTTATCAAGTCTTGCCTGGTAAGGTAAGCTTTAATCATGTTTACGATGCGATCGTAAATAAAATTGGCAATGTCGCAAATCGAATTACAAACTACTACATGACTGGTTCGTTAAAAACATATATGTCTTTAATTCTTGGAACAACGCTTATTGTTTCATTGCTATTTATGTACCTAACAAACGGATTTGCATTTAATACAGACCAACTTGCTGAGGTTTCATTTATAGAAGTTGCAGTGGTTCTCATTATGATTGTTGCAGCAATTGCTACTATTTACATGAACCATAATGTGGCAGCCATTTTAGTAGTTGGGGTTGTTGGTTTCGGAGTAGCTATTCTATTCGTTATCTACCGTGCTCCAGACATTGCTTTAACTCAATTGGTTATTGAAACAATCACTGTCGCACTTTTCTTACTCTGTTTTTACCATTTACCCAAATTGCGTAAATCGACGGATTCAGCTAAAACCAAAATCATGAACGCTACCATCTCTATTGGATTCGGTGCTTTAGTTACTTTGGTAGCAATCTCGGCACATAGTAGTAGGTGGTTTGAATCGATAGCGGATTATTTTGTAGAAAATTCAAAAAAACTGGGTGGCGGAGACAATATCGTTAACGTTATTTTAGTTGATTTCCGTGGCTTAGATACATTGTTCGAAATCTCTGTTTTAGGTATTGCAGCTTTAGCCATTGTTGGCCTCATTAAATACAGAAAGAATAAGGAGGCAGAGTAA
- a CDS encoding sporulation histidine kinase inhibitor Sda — MEHLSDELLLESYITANELNLSPDFLSLIEEEIHRRQLSHKIKDTKSG; from the coding sequence ATGGAACATTTGTCCGACGAATTATTACTCGAATCATACATTACAGCAAATGAATTAAATTTAAGCCCTGATTTTCTCTCCTTAATTGAAGAAGAAATTCATAGAAGACAATTGTCACATAAAATAAAAGATACAAAATCAGGTTGA
- a CDS encoding YqeG family HAD IIIA-type phosphatase: MLKRFLPNEHVKSIFEIHPEALREKGIKGIITDLDNTLVAWDVKEATSEVVQWFKSMKEHGIKVTIISNNNRERVSVFSEPLDTPFVFSARKPLSKAFKTTAKKMNLKKEEIVVIGDQILTDVLGGNTAGFYTILVVPIVETDEKITKINRKIERRILAYMRKKGKINWEEK; encoded by the coding sequence GTGTTAAAGAGATTTTTGCCAAACGAGCACGTAAAAAGTATATTTGAAATACATCCTGAGGCATTGAGGGAAAAAGGCATAAAAGGTATTATTACCGATTTGGATAATACATTGGTTGCCTGGGATGTAAAGGAAGCTACTTCGGAAGTAGTGCAATGGTTCAAATCAATGAAGGAGCATGGCATCAAAGTAACCATAATATCAAACAATAATAGAGAGCGAGTAAGTGTGTTTTCAGAACCATTAGATACACCGTTTGTATTCAGTGCACGTAAACCGCTGAGCAAAGCATTTAAAACAACTGCAAAAAAAATGAATTTAAAAAAAGAAGAAATTGTTGTGATTGGTGACCAAATTTTAACCGATGTGCTTGGTGGTAATACGGCAGGATTTTATACTATTTTGGTCGTGCCAATCGTAGAGACGGATGAAAAGATAACCAAGATCAACCGTAAAATTGAACGGCGCATACTTGCTTATATGCGAAAAAAAGGAAAAATAAACTGGGAGGAAAAATAA
- the yqeH gene encoding ribosome biogenesis GTPase YqeH, whose product METETIDCQGCGVRIQTTAKDQPGYTPVSSLQKEVVLCQRCFRLKHYNEIQDVSITDDDFLKMVSSIRDTSGLVVHIVDIFDVDGSLIHGLPRLVGEKSILLVGNKMDLLPKSVNTRKLLQWLRSQAKQAGIKVTDACLISSAKGHGIAELSEKIEQYRQGDNVYIVGTTNVGKSTFINRLIKQSTGFSEVITTSYFPGTTLGFIEIPLDDRSALIDTPGIVNKQQMAHYISGEDLKLITPNKEIKPRIYQLNDGQTLFFGGLARLDFIKGDKQSFVCYFSNQLPIHRTKLEKADDLFANHCGELLTPPTEASIDQIPPMISDTFRIKEGKYDIVFPGLGWVSILGEGATVAANRPKGVAVSIRQSFN is encoded by the coding sequence ATGGAAACGGAAACTATAGATTGTCAGGGCTGTGGAGTACGTATTCAAACAACAGCCAAAGATCAGCCAGGGTACACACCTGTTTCTTCTCTGCAAAAGGAAGTTGTTCTATGTCAAAGATGCTTTCGTTTAAAGCATTATAACGAAATTCAAGATGTATCAATAACGGACGACGACTTCTTGAAGATGGTAAGTTCCATTAGAGACACGTCCGGCTTGGTTGTCCATATCGTGGATATTTTTGATGTAGATGGCAGTTTAATCCATGGGTTGCCACGATTAGTTGGAGAAAAATCTATTTTATTAGTTGGAAATAAAATGGACTTGCTTCCTAAGTCTGTTAATACAAGGAAGTTATTGCAATGGTTACGGTCGCAAGCAAAACAAGCGGGAATAAAAGTAACAGATGCTTGCTTGATCTCTTCAGCAAAAGGACATGGCATTGCTGAGCTTTCGGAGAAAATAGAACAATATAGACAAGGAGATAATGTCTATATTGTAGGAACAACCAATGTCGGAAAGTCAACGTTTATCAATCGATTAATTAAACAATCTACCGGATTTAGTGAAGTAATTACAACTTCTTACTTTCCTGGTACGACACTTGGTTTTATCGAGATCCCCCTAGATGATAGATCAGCTCTAATTGATACACCTGGAATTGTTAATAAACAGCAGATGGCACACTATATTAGTGGTGAAGATTTGAAGCTCATCACACCAAATAAAGAGATAAAGCCAAGGATTTATCAGCTGAATGATGGACAAACCCTGTTTTTTGGTGGGTTAGCGCGGCTGGATTTTATAAAGGGTGATAAGCAGTCGTTTGTTTGCTATTTTTCCAATCAATTACCGATACATCGTACAAAGCTGGAAAAAGCGGACGATTTATTTGCAAATCACTGCGGAGAATTATTAACACCACCGACTGAAGCGTCCATAGATCAAATACCGCCTATGATCTCAGATACATTTCGCATCAAAGAAGGTAAGTATGACATCGTTTTTCCAGGTTTAGGATGGGTTAGTATTTTAGGTGAAGGGGCTACAGTAGCTGCAAATCGTCCAAAAGGTGTTGCTGTTTCTATTCGTCAATCATTCAATTAG
- the aroE gene encoding shikimate dehydrogenase — protein MLFRLGLIGYPIAHSLSPWIHERFMETTGMDGSYRIYEMNPERSFDTIMEQLQSLELHGFNVTVPYKEKIIPYLDEVDAGAAKIGAVNTVVNKNNKWIGYNTDGIGYVRALQSKFPALFHEAGCSALILGAGGAARGIFTALEEAGFKRIDLANRTKEHAMAICQHREHDSQVLSFATAENCLGDYDIVIQTTSVGMKPNVNRSIFTKADFSPIPIYSDIIYQPIKTKFLQLAEQSGAQVHYGHTMLLYQAQYAFEIWTGHKPDIGQMVEELEQMLKGR, from the coding sequence GTGCTATTTCGTCTTGGTTTAATCGGATATCCTATTGCTCACTCCCTATCGCCATGGATCCATGAAAGATTTATGGAAACGACGGGTATGGATGGGAGTTATCGCATTTATGAAATGAATCCGGAACGTTCTTTTGATACAATTATGGAACAACTCCAATCGCTTGAGTTGCATGGTTTTAATGTAACGGTTCCTTATAAAGAGAAAATTATCCCTTATTTGGATGAAGTTGATGCGGGTGCTGCTAAGATTGGAGCTGTTAATACAGTTGTAAATAAAAATAATAAATGGATAGGATACAATACAGATGGCATTGGCTATGTTCGTGCATTACAGTCGAAGTTTCCTGCATTATTTCATGAAGCGGGTTGTAGCGCACTAATCCTTGGTGCAGGTGGAGCAGCCAGAGGAATCTTTACAGCCCTTGAAGAGGCTGGATTTAAGCGAATTGATTTAGCTAATCGTACGAAAGAGCATGCCATGGCGATTTGTCAGCATCGTGAACATGATTCACAAGTGCTTTCTTTTGCGACAGCTGAGAATTGCTTGGGTGATTATGATATTGTCATCCAGACAACTTCTGTCGGAATGAAACCAAATGTAAACCGATCTATTTTTACAAAGGCTGATTTTTCACCTATCCCTATTTATAGTGATATCATTTATCAGCCCATTAAGACAAAATTTTTACAGCTAGCAGAACAAAGTGGTGCGCAAGTTCATTATGGGCATACGATGTTACTTTACCAAGCCCAATACGCTTTTGAGATATGGACAGGGCATAAACCCGATATTGGCCAAATGGTTGAAGAATTAGAACAGATGTTGAAAGGAAGATAA
- the yhbY gene encoding ribosome assembly RNA-binding protein YhbY encodes MLTGKQKRFLRAKANQLKPIFQVGKIGVNENMNEQIADALEKRELLKVSILQNCLEDKTVVAEQLAEGTGAEVVQIIGNNIVLYKESKDNKHIVLP; translated from the coding sequence ATGTTAACAGGAAAACAAAAACGATTTTTACGAGCAAAGGCAAACCAATTGAAGCCTATTTTTCAAGTAGGGAAAATAGGTGTTAACGAAAATATGAACGAACAAATCGCAGATGCTCTAGAAAAGCGAGAACTATTGAAGGTGAGCATTTTACAAAATTGTTTAGAGGATAAAACAGTAGTTGCGGAGCAATTAGCAGAAGGAACAGGTGCGGAAGTTGTCCAAATAATAGGGAATAATATTGTCCTTTATAAGGAATCCAAAGATAATAAGCACATCGTTCTACCATAA
- a CDS encoding nicotinate-nucleotide adenylyltransferase produces the protein MKRIGILGGTFDPPHIGHLIIAEEVRLALDLAEVWFIPSYTPPHKDNAKTGPEQRLKMVRLATKSNPYFKVDTIEIERSGKSYTIDTIEELKRRHPDNEFYFIIGADMVEYLPRWYRIEELTELVTFVGVKRSNYQLESRYSILIVDIPLIEVSSTLLRERCMNGVSVHYWLPAPVYQYMKEHRLYEH, from the coding sequence ATGAAACGAATAGGAATATTAGGTGGTACATTTGACCCGCCTCATATTGGTCATTTAATTATTGCTGAAGAAGTACGCCTTGCTTTAGATTTAGCTGAAGTTTGGTTTATCCCTTCTTATACCCCACCTCATAAGGATAACGCAAAGACGGGTCCAGAACAGCGGTTAAAGATGGTTCGTCTAGCAACGAAAAGTAATCCTTATTTTAAAGTTGATACGATTGAGATAGAACGAAGCGGGAAGTCTTATACGATTGATACCATCGAGGAGCTTAAGAGACGCCATCCTGATAATGAATTTTATTTTATAATTGGTGCAGATATGGTGGAATACTTACCGCGTTGGTATCGGATTGAGGAACTGACAGAACTTGTGACATTCGTTGGCGTCAAACGTTCTAATTATCAATTGGAAAGTCGATATTCGATTTTAATCGTTGACATTCCTTTGATTGAAGTTTCGTCAACATTGTTACGAGAACGGTGTATGAACGGTGTTTCTGTCCATTATTGGTTACCCGCTCCTGTTTATCAATATATGAAGGAGCATCGGTTATATGAACATTGA
- the yqeK gene encoding bis(5'-nucleosyl)-tetraphosphatase (symmetrical) YqeK: MNIEFAMEKVKPQLTKERYAHSIRVAETAKKLAHRFGEDVSRAELAGVLHDYAKYRSKEELARWIKTSSVLPKDLLHYHHELWHGPVGALLIESELGLKDKEIHGAIRYHTTGKANMSKLEMIIFLADYIEPGRKFPGVDEVRKIAENDLHKACWMALANTIRFLIGKQATVYPDTLYAYNDLTRLGYGGSV, encoded by the coding sequence ATGAACATTGAATTTGCTATGGAAAAAGTAAAACCACAACTGACAAAAGAACGTTATGCTCACTCCATACGAGTTGCTGAAACGGCAAAAAAGTTAGCTCATCGGTTTGGAGAAGATGTTTCTAGGGCTGAGTTAGCAGGTGTATTGCATGATTATGCTAAATATCGTTCTAAAGAAGAGCTGGCACGTTGGATTAAAACCTCATCCGTATTACCGAAAGATCTGCTCCATTACCATCATGAGCTTTGGCATGGTCCGGTAGGTGCACTCCTAATCGAAAGCGAACTAGGACTTAAGGATAAAGAAATTCATGGGGCAATTCGCTACCACACTACCGGAAAGGCAAACATGAGCAAGTTAGAGATGATTATCTTCTTAGCAGATTACATTGAACCTGGGAGGAAATTCCCCGGAGTGGATGAAGTAAGAAAAATAGCAGAGAATGATTTGCATAAAGCTTGTTGGATGGCTTTGGCGAACACGATTCGTTTTTTAATTGGTAAACAAGCAACTGTCTATCCAGATACACTTTATGCGTATAATGATTTAACGAGATTGGGTTATGGAGGTAGTGTGTAA
- the rsfS gene encoding ribosome silencing factor — MKNEQIVQLAADACDDKRAENIIALEMNGVSLVADYFLICHGSNERQVQAIARGIKDKMEEHDIPVHRLEGFEQARWILVDVGDVVCHVFHKEERSYYNLERLWGDAATYPIEIGQDQ; from the coding sequence ATGAAAAATGAACAAATAGTACAATTAGCAGCAGATGCATGTGACGATAAACGTGCAGAAAATATTATTGCCCTAGAAATGAATGGAGTTTCTTTAGTTGCAGATTATTTTTTAATTTGTCATGGCAGTAATGAGCGACAAGTGCAAGCGATTGCTAGAGGCATTAAGGATAAAATGGAAGAACACGATATTCCTGTCCATCGATTAGAAGGATTTGAACAAGCAAGATGGATTCTTGTGGATGTTGGTGATGTAGTTTGTCATGTTTTTCACAAAGAGGAAAGAAGCTACTACAATTTAGAACGCCTTTGGGGAGATGCTGCAACTTATCCGATTGAAATAGGACAGGATCAGTAA
- a CDS encoding class I SAM-dependent DNA methyltransferase yields the protein MAYERLADIYDRLMRNAPYDKWLHYTEQILQTRNIQYIADLGCGTGEITLRLAQLYPHVIGVDYATDMLANAEHKSRATSGSIQWICQDLRALKGITGLDAAVSFCDVINYITTEEELLRTFQNIYDALNSKGVFLFDVHALPFVTDHYVHETFADVTEDASYIWFCLPGDHTGEMFHELTFFSKNDVGDYVRFDEVHHQRTFSVDFYKKLLLQAGFQNINMYGDFSIKVNSVTKNTARIFFSAEKGDR from the coding sequence ATGGCCTATGAACGATTGGCGGATATTTATGACCGCCTAATGAGAAACGCACCATATGATAAGTGGTTGCACTATACAGAACAAATTTTGCAAACAAGAAATATTCAATATATTGCAGACTTAGGTTGTGGAACAGGTGAGATTACATTACGTTTGGCTCAATTATATCCCCATGTAATTGGCGTTGATTATGCCACGGATATGTTAGCTAACGCCGAACACAAAAGTAGAGCTACAAGTGGATCTATTCAGTGGATTTGTCAAGACTTAAGAGCGTTAAAAGGTATTACGGGTCTTGACGCAGCTGTTAGTTTTTGTGATGTAATCAATTATATAACCACAGAGGAGGAGTTGCTTCGTACATTTCAGAACATTTATGACGCACTTAACTCGAAAGGCGTTTTTTTATTTGATGTGCATGCATTGCCGTTTGTAACGGATCATTATGTACACGAAACCTTTGCTGATGTTACAGAAGATGCGAGTTACATATGGTTTTGTCTGCCTGGTGATCATACAGGTGAAATGTTCCATGAGCTTACATTTTTTTCAAAAAATGATGTGGGCGATTACGTTCGATTTGACGAAGTTCATCATCAACGCACTTTTTCTGTTGATTTTTATAAAAAATTATTACTGCAAGCAGGCTTTCAAAATATAAATATGTACGGGGATTTTTCGATAAAAGTCAATAGTGTAACTAAAAACACAGCCAGGATTTTCTTTTCTGCTGAAAAAGGCGATAGATAA
- a CDS encoding helix-hairpin-helix domain-containing protein yields the protein MYTSKIKRILFIIAIPIAILVVLLLTSEKDDHGTNAKVVVKDEPLDPTDPTSDQEEETSATQSIYVDIKGEVKRPGVYEMESEARVVDAIEIAGGFTTNADQSQVNLAQKVQDEMVIEVIAAGENGPSIVNEQSGGMVKVKINQATAEEIEALNGIGPAKAEAIVQYREEHGLFQQLEDLLNVSGIGEKTLEALEDDIQVP from the coding sequence TTGTACACAAGTAAAATTAAACGTATATTGTTCATCATTGCGATCCCTATCGCTATTCTTGTGGTTTTATTATTGACAAGTGAGAAGGATGATCACGGAACAAATGCTAAAGTGGTTGTAAAAGATGAGCCGCTAGATCCTACTGATCCCACATCTGATCAGGAAGAAGAAACTTCTGCAACTCAATCAATATATGTTGATATTAAGGGAGAAGTGAAACGTCCTGGGGTGTATGAGATGGAATCAGAAGCACGTGTCGTTGATGCTATTGAAATAGCAGGCGGGTTCACGACTAATGCGGATCAATCTCAGGTGAATTTGGCGCAAAAAGTTCAGGATGAGATGGTTATTGAAGTAATAGCAGCTGGAGAGAATGGACCATCGATTGTTAATGAACAAAGTGGTGGAATGGTAAAAGTCAAAATCAATCAAGCTACTGCGGAAGAGATTGAGGCTTTAAACGGTATTGGTCCTGCAAAAGCAGAAGCAATCGTTCAATATCGAGAAGAACATGGTCTATTCCAACAACTGGAAGATTTGTTGAATGTTTCTGGTATTGGCGAAAAAACATTGGAAGCGCTAGAGGATGACATTCAAGTACCTTGA
- a CDS encoding ComE operon protein 2, with product MERISWDQYFMAQSHLLALRSTCTRLMVGATIVRDKRIIAGGYNGSVSGSVHCIDDGCYVIDGHCVRTIHAEANALLQCAKFGVPTEGADIYVTHFPCLQCCKQLIQAGIRTVYYAEDYHNHPYAISLFAEVGVETKKVELDYVMVDTNYAEKHRFMKELVQRMDQKPLDPDELINLKEEAVRLFQLDER from the coding sequence ATGGAACGTATTTCATGGGATCAATATTTTATGGCGCAAAGTCATTTGTTAGCTTTACGTAGTACATGTACTAGATTAATGGTCGGTGCTACGATTGTACGAGATAAACGTATTATTGCCGGTGGATATAATGGAAGTGTTTCTGGAAGTGTGCATTGTATCGATGATGGTTGTTATGTAATTGATGGTCACTGTGTTCGTACGATTCACGCTGAAGCAAATGCACTATTACAGTGTGCTAAATTCGGTGTCCCTACAGAAGGGGCAGATATTTATGTGACTCATTTTCCTTGCTTGCAATGCTGTAAGCAATTAATTCAAGCAGGTATTCGAACCGTCTATTATGCTGAGGATTATCATAATCATCCGTACGCGATTTCTTTATTTGCTGAAGTTGGCGTAGAAACTAAGAAGGTCGAACTTGATTATGTTATGGTTGATACCAACTATGCTGAGAAACATCGATTTATGAAAGAGCTTGTTCAAAGAATGGATCAAAAACCTCTCGATCCTGATGAATTAATAAATTTAAAAGAAGAAGCGGTACGTTTATTTCAATTAGATGAAAGGTGA